A single Argentina anserina chromosome 7, drPotAnse1.1, whole genome shotgun sequence DNA region contains:
- the LOC126803213 gene encoding uncharacterized protein LOC126803213 — MSVQMMMVRDAGAPVFFRRPLIALPRAHAVGFAIAPPPPPPPPCIQFHLPIPHFSHPAPISDKVEVRRVCRYNLKMELAIIEGMVRRGYRFASFDTEFPGTVVPSGIDRRFLSQAGPDEVYRMMRDNVNQTHIIQLGFTISDPNGRLPVVNGAYCCWEFNFRDFDVDSDSHLRNNDSIELLKRQGIDFDENKRSGAMVSPSVKKGDAILAGTGPNKMVSLMRRMSWRVYLMILLCNWRPLLSFKSYYQSICVECSPPINEVIKAGAVPQFVEFLGRQDLPQLQFEAAGPMTDVASGTSEDN, encoded by the exons ATGTCGGtgcagatgatgatggtgaggGACGCCGGAGCTCCGGTGTTTTTCCGCCGTCCTTTGATCGCGCTTCCTCGGGCTCATGCCGTGGGGTTTGCGATCGCTCCCCCTCCTCCCCCTCCCCCTCCTTGCATTCAATTTCACTTGCCGATTCCTCATTTCTCTCATCCGGCGCCGATTTCCGATAAGGTAGAGGTTCGCCGGGTCTGCCGCTACAATCTCAAGATGGAGTTGGCCATTATTGAGGGCATGGTGAGGAGAGGGTACCGGTTCGCTTCTTTTGATACTGAATTTCCCGGCACTGTGGTTCCGTCGGGAATTGACCGCCGCTTTCTGTCCCAAGCGGGTCCCGATGAGGTTTACCGAATGATGAGGGATAATGTGAACCAAACTCACATTATTCAACTCGGCTTTACGATTTCCGACCCAAATGGCCGTCTTCCGGTTGTTAATGGTGCCTATTGCTGCTGGGAGTTCAACTTTAGGGATTTCGACGTCGATTCGGACTCGCATCTGCGAAACAACGACTCCATTGAGTTGTTGAAGCGTCAAGGAATCGATTTCGATGAAAACAAGCGGTCTG GTGCGATGGTCTCCCCATCAGTGAAGAAAGGCGATGCAATACTAGCTGGCACGGGTCCAAACAAAATGGTGTCTCTGATGAGAAGGATGAG TTGGAGAGTATACCTAATGATCCTGCTTTGTAATTGGAGGCCACTACTCAGTTTCAAAAGCTATTATCAATCG atttgTGTAGAATGCAGCCCTCCAATTAATGAGGTCATAAAGGCGGGTGCGGTCCCGCAATTCGTGGAATTCCTTGGAAGGCAGGATCTGCCACAACTACAG TTTGAAGCTGCAGGGCCCATGACCGATGTTGCGTCTGGAACATCTGAGGATAATTGA
- the LOC126803488 gene encoding LOW QUALITY PROTEIN: putative disease resistance protein RGA3 (The sequence of the model RefSeq protein was modified relative to this genomic sequence to represent the inferred CDS: inserted 1 base in 1 codon) — protein MAEVLISVLLEKLVSSVFDHTKEGIKLISNAKTEVKKFSSNLKVIQAVLEEAEKQQVENASVRNWLDVLNDVSYEMVDVLDEWNTEILKQKAMGATTEKKIATEMKELNERLALISTQKKQFKLHESSTRSRGNQLTKSLKTSSFVNIATIFGREEATTDLLSKLLSGSSEGKRISVIPIVGMGGIGKTTLAQLAFNNENIKDSFEKRIWVCVSNPFDVVRIAKAIISGTTGEDAPDSTELEDVLHCMSRCLEGKKILIVLDDVWTEYQKEWDSLKLTIIMEASSAKGSKIVVTTRKERVAKIMGATAHMIQLEKLSEENCLALFNNIAYLGRVEDRANGFGAIGEKIAKXCDGLPLAARVLGALMHSKKKRGEWEDVLESKIWALPEVKQQVFHPLLLSYYKLEPVVKRCLLYCATFPKEYEMSKHNLIELWMSQDYLSGNDYKEKEKTCQTVFETLVMLSFLQDVVEEEIGYWDESMTTLCKMHDIVHDFVQFLNKNDCYIMEAKEANRRIREEVRHLTLMYAPYGSPLSDIISAANCKKLRSLTAFESRMKSADLQAISQVKRLRTLNLSGNDLTELPEEIGELIHLRYIDLSWNWDLKELPDSLCNLYNLQTLGLIGCIALRRLPKSIGNLINLRHLHNHRCGNLAYLPRGIARLTSLQTLNLCPLVNDGEGLKLGDLGNLDQLQGSLTIRIKESLKDAASEAQRACLQNKKLYHLNLDLSDLEGQSDVLEALRPPQKDLEILSILHYFDSPVPSCVDGNLPALEQLQVMGMDKVKKVGDEFLGTQTSSSSSVSFPKLKTLTFQTMKEWEEWEECSGAGITIMPCLESITFDCLPKLKNLPLFLQNTPLTKIFIQFCRRGIIMPEWPNNCNVVKITR, from the exons ATGGCCGAGGTGCTCATCAGCGTGCTTCTGGAAAAATTGGTTTCAAGTGTTTTTGACCACACAAAAGAAGGTATCAAGCTGATTTCGAATGCTAAGACAGAGGTCAAAAAATTCAGCAGCAATCTCAAAGTAATTCAAGCTGTGCTGGAGGAAGCTGAGAAGCAGCAGGTGGAGAATGCCAGCGTGAGAAACTGGTTGGATGTGCTCAATGATGTCTCGTACGAGATGGTTGACGTGCTTGATGAGTGGAACACGGAAATTCTGAAGCAAAAGGCTATGGGAGCAACCACTGAGAAAAA AATTGCTACTGAGATGAAAGAGTTGAATGAAAGGTTAGCTTTAATTTCTACTCAGAAAAAGCAGTTTAAGCTTCATGAATCCTCAACTCGTAGTAGAGGCAATCAACTTACCAAATCACTGAAAACTTCATCATTTGTCAATATTGCTACAATATTTGGCAGAGAAGAAGCAACAACTGATTTGTTGAGCAAGTTGTTGAGTGGGAGTAGTGAAGGGAAACGGATCTCAGTCATTCCTATCGTGGGTATGGGAGGGATAGGCAAAACAACTCTTGCCCAATTAGCCTTTaacaatgaaaatataaaagacTCTTTTGAAAAGAGAATATGGGTTTGCGTGTCGAATCCTTTTGATGTGGTGAGGATTGCCAAAGCCATTATAAGTGGTACTACTGGTGAGGATGCCCCAGATTCAACCGAGTTGGAAGATGTCTTGCATTGTATGTCTAGATGTCTTGAGGGGAAGAAGATCCTCATTGTTTTAGATGATGTGTGGACTGAATACCAAAAAGAGTGGGACAGTTTGAAGCTAACAATAATAATGGAAGCTAGTAGTGCTAAAGGTAGTAAAATAGTGGTAACCacaagaaaagagagagttgCTAAAATAATGGGAGCAACCGCTCACATGATCCAATTAGAGAAGCTGAGTGAGGAAAACTGTTTAGCATTGTTTAACAACATTGCGTATTTGGGGAGGGTAGAGGATAGGGCTAATGGATTTGGAGCTATAGGTGAAAAAATAGCAA AGTGTGACGGCTTGCCACTTGCGGCAAGAGTCTTAGGTGCTCTCATGCACTCTAAGAAGAAAAGGGGAGAATGGGAGGACGTCTTAGAGAGTAAGATATGGGCTCTACCAGAGGTTAAGCAACAAGTTTTTCATCCTCTTTTACTAAGTTATTATAAGCTTGAGCCTGTAGTTAAGCGTTGCCTTTTATATTGTGCTACATTTCCTAAAGAGTATGAGATGAGCAAACACAATTTGATCGAGTTGTGGATGTCACAAGATTATCTTAGTGGAAATGACTATAAAGAGAAGGAGAAAACATGTCAAACTGTTTTCGAGACCTTAGTGATGCTATCATTTCTTCAAGATGTTGTGGAAGAAGAAATAGGTTATTGGGACGAGAGCATGACTACACTTTGCAAAATGCACGATATTGTGCATGACTTTGTGCAGTTCCTCAACAAGAATGATTGTTATATAATGGAGGCTAAAGAAGCAAACAGAAGAATAAGAGAGGAGGTGCGTCATTTGACCTTAATGTATGCACCATATGGTTCTCCACTTTCAGACATTATTTCAGCAGCGAATTGCAAAAAGTTGCGCTCTCTAACGGCGTTTGAGTCAAGGATGAAGAGCGCAGATTTACAAGCGATTTCACAAGTGAAACGTCTGAGGACACTAAATTTGAGCGGCAACGACCTCACAGAACTTCCAGAAGAGATTGGTGAATTGATACATTTGAGGTATATCGACTTGTCTTGGAATTGGGATTTAAAGGAATTACCAGACAGTTTGTGCAATTTATACAATTTGCAAACCTTGGGTCTTATCGGGTGCATTGCACTCAGAAGACTGCCTAAAAGTATTGGgaatttgattaatttaagACATCTCCATAATCATCGTTGTGGCAATTTGGCCTACTTGCCGAGAGGTATAGCAAGATTAACAAGTCTGCAAACACTAAATTTGTGTCCGCTTGTTAATGATGGTGAGGGCTTGAAATTAGGAGATCTGGGAAACTTGGACCAGCTCCAGGGTAGTCTGACAATTAGGATCAAGGAGAGTTTGAAGGATGCTGCGAGTGAGGCGCAGAGGGCTTGCTTGCAAAATAAAAAGCTTTATCATTTGAATCTTGATTTATCAGACCTGGAAGGGCAGAGCGATGTGTTGGAGGCATTACGGCCGCCGCAGAAAGATCTGGAAATATTATCGATTCTTCATTATTTTGACAGCCCGGTGCCCAGCTG TGTGGATGGGAATTTGCCCGCCCTTGAACAACTACAAGTAATGGGAATGGACAAAGTGAAGAAGGTTGGAGATGAATTTTTGGGCACTCAAACATCCTCATCCTCCTCTGTTTCATTCCCTAAATTGAAAACACTCACCTTCCAGACGATGAAGGAGTGGGAAGAGTGGGAAGAATGCAGTGGTGCTGGAATTACAATCATGCCATGCCTTGAATCCATCACATTTGATTGCTTGCCTAAGCTGAAGAACCTGCCACTCTTCCTGCAAAACACACCCCTCACCAAAATCTTCATTCAGTTCTGTCGTCGGGGTATTATAATGCCTGAGTGGCCCAACAACTGTAACGTCGTCAAAATTACGAGATAG